A window from Entomoplasma freundtii encodes these proteins:
- a CDS encoding NAD(P)/FAD-dependent oxidoreductase yields the protein MKNPINENLYDLLVVGGGPAGLTAAIYAARANMKVLVVEKEAPGGKMIKTGTIENYPGCERIDGPDLAMKMYEQTVTLGAEFKFNEVQHICKTEELIFENHLTNGEIILSKAVILASGTKENKLGIPGEEELYGKGVSYCAICDGAFYKDKTVAIVGGGYSAITEGLYLSKLVKKLYVIVRKSHFRADNESVRRLEEKKGVKFLMNTEVKKVLGTDRVEGLILYNNQTNATREIQVSALFPYIGATPLTKIVSDFKITNSLGYVEAFDDKLETSVPGLFVAGDVRAVPLRQIAIATGDGALAGQMAVEYIQALN from the coding sequence ATGAAAAATCCTATTAATGAGAATCTTTATGATTTATTGGTTGTTGGTGGTGGACCGGCTGGCCTAACGGCAGCCATTTATGCAGCTCGTGCCAATATGAAGGTCTTGGTTGTGGAAAAAGAAGCGCCAGGTGGAAAGATGATTAAAACCGGCACCATTGAAAATTATCCAGGATGCGAACGAATCGATGGACCTGATTTAGCAATGAAAATGTATGAGCAAACCGTTACTTTGGGGGCAGAATTCAAATTTAACGAAGTCCAACATATTTGTAAAACTGAAGAATTAATTTTTGAAAACCATTTAACCAACGGGGAAATCATTCTTTCTAAAGCGGTAATTCTAGCGTCAGGAACTAAGGAAAATAAATTAGGTATTCCTGGTGAAGAAGAGCTTTATGGTAAAGGTGTTTCTTATTGCGCGATTTGTGATGGGGCCTTTTACAAGGATAAAACTGTGGCGATTGTTGGTGGTGGCTATTCAGCAATTACTGAAGGCTTATATTTATCAAAATTAGTTAAAAAACTTTATGTCATTGTCCGTAAATCACATTTCCGTGCTGATAATGAATCGGTTCGTCGTTTGGAAGAAAAAAAGGGTGTTAAGTTTTTAATGAACACTGAAGTTAAAAAGGTTTTAGGTACTGATCGTGTTGAAGGTTTAATCCTTTATAATAATCAAACTAACGCAACCCGGGAAATTCAAGTTAGCGCCCTTTTTCCTTATATTGGGGCGACACCATTGACCAAAATTGTAAGCGATTTTAAAATCACTAATAGTTTGGGTTATGTCGAAGCTTTTGATGATAAACTGGAAACTTCTGTACCTGGACTTTTTGTGGCTGGCGATGTTCGCGCTGTTCCATTACGCCAAATTGCGATTGCTACTGGCGATGGAGCACTTGCTGGTCAAATGGCAGTGGAGTACATTCAAGCCCTCAACTAG
- a CDS encoding prolipoprotein diacylglyceryl transferase family protein yields MTFSSYLDWINQHGDPSNARLMFGIMPAYPIFMFSGILLVIIASIIKLKMKGIPLREFEIATVLVVPAGALGASIFGKIFLPGMVWYHIFFFWEPGMSLFGGLLLGSLVGFVWFYRRSKTTLISIWVYADCIIPNLLLGQMLGRWGNFYNHEILGQIVSYDSLRWLPNFIRDELFYFPNLTGFDLPGNWAARFQDGDLDLTTIIATSGIFKGQSLFDVLSSPIEYRAPLFLIEGIGCLILWFLITLIIPKIGYWFSQTKPWDLEPKAYPGWFNKKYKYLPKTEIIGQKTLLPIKYRQQTFTKTKAFKNSQQRSPQLEPNLRLSLTKAWQKAYYWQSLEEVETRHFEELQLRHEQTLAKLETQYKKAKLANQRKPKKMRLKENCKLGWNHKKQQWVYLLKGNPNGRDLEQANNPHRYLTIRCGVQTSCYLIGYLILRIILETQRLGTELMIPEQPIIDFILLSLILTFAICLLFVAQLIAPYRYREVGWLYEKSY; encoded by the coding sequence ATGACATTTAGCAGTTACTTAGATTGAATCAACCAACATGGTGATCCATCAAATGCCCGTTTGATGTTTGGGATAATGCCAGCTTACCCCATTTTTATGTTTTCGGGAATTTTGTTGGTAATCATTGCTTCAATCATTAAATTAAAAATGAAAGGCATTCCGTTGCGAGAATTTGAAATCGCAACGGTTTTAGTCGTGCCTGCAGGAGCCTTGGGAGCCTCAATCTTTGGGAAGATTTTTTTACCAGGAATGGTTTGGTACCATATCTTTTTCTTTTGGGAACCAGGAATGTCGTTGTTTGGAGGGCTTCTCTTAGGAAGCCTTGTAGGTTTTGTTTGGTTTTATCGACGTTCAAAAACTACATTAATTTCTATATGAGTTTATGCAGACTGTATTATTCCTAATTTACTCCTTGGACAAATGTTGGGACGTTGGGGTAACTTTTATAATCATGAAATTTTAGGACAAATAGTGAGCTACGACTCGTTGCGTTGGCTTCCTAATTTTATTCGTGATGAACTTTTTTATTTTCCGAACCTTACAGGTTTCGACTTGCCTGGTAATTGAGCTGCCCGTTTTCAAGATGGCGATTTAGATTTAACAACGATTATTGCTACCTCTGGCATCTTTAAAGGGCAAAGTCTTTTTGATGTCTTAAGTTCACCAATTGAATATCGTGCTCCGCTCTTTTTAATTGAAGGCATCGGTTGCCTTATTTTATGGTTTTTAATTACCCTTATTATTCCTAAAATTGGTTATTGGTTTAGTCAGACTAAACCTTGAGACTTGGAACCCAAAGCTTATCCGGGTTGGTTTAATAAAAAGTATAAATATTTACCAAAAACAGAAATTATTGGACAAAAAACTTTATTACCAATTAAGTATCGCCAACAAACTTTTACTAAAACCAAAGCCTTTAAAAATAGTCAACAAAGGTCACCACAACTTGAACCAAATTTACGTTTAAGTTTAACCAAAGCCTGACAAAAAGCCTATTATTGACAGTCACTAGAAGAAGTAGAAACACGCCATTTTGAAGAACTGCAGCTCCGCCACGAGCAAACGTTAGCGAAATTAGAAACGCAATATAAAAAAGCCAAGTTAGCTAACCAACGAAAACCCAAAAAAATGCGGTTGAAAGAAAATTGTAAACTCGGTTGAAACCATAAAAAACAACAATGAGTTTATTTATTAAAAGGTAACCCTAATGGACGCGACTTGGAACAAGCAAATAATCCTCATCGTTACTTAACAATCCGTTGTGGAGTTCAAACTAGTTGTTATTTAATTGGTTACTTAATTTTAAGAATTATCTTGGAAACCCAACGTTTGGGAACCGAACTAATGATTCCAGAGCAACCTATTATTGACTTTATTTTGTTATCATTAATTTTGACATTTGCAATTTGTTTGTTGTTCGTAGCACAATTGATTGCTCCTTATCGCTATAGAGAGGTCGGTTGACTATATGAAAAATCCTATTAA
- the hprK gene encoding HPr(Ser) kinase/phosphatase produces MKRLTLDKIVRKFNLKVEAGRDKLTTTLIKANGVNRAGLELTGFFRPNDPHAHRIVLMSSKEFSYISQFNHDEKVTKYEALMASGIPGIIITKKYKDRVLIEVARKLDFPVLETNAILTSEFSQRLGDYIDEFLAPQTEVHASLVNIYGKGILLLGRSGIGKSEITLDLIKKNHLFVGDDRIVVTNKNNRLFGKSSPILKNLVEVRGIGIIDISLTNGYQIIMEETNIDLVIELFNFKTGEVDNTDRLGNEYQTYKILSLEVPLIRIPVSSGRNLANIIESAVAQLKINEAHLKPDPITLMNSRLKAMTD; encoded by the coding sequence ATGAAACGATTAACTTTAGATAAAATTGTTCGAAAATTCAACTTAAAGGTCGAAGCAGGTCGTGATAAATTGACAACCACCTTGATTAAGGCTAATGGTGTGAATCGAGCTGGCTTAGAATTAACTGGTTTTTTTCGACCAAATGATCCACATGCCCATCGAATTGTTTTGATGTCATCCAAGGAATTTAGTTATATTTCACAATTCAACCATGATGAAAAGGTAACAAAATATGAAGCCCTAATGGCGAGCGGAATTCCCGGCATTATTATCACTAAAAAGTATAAAGATAGAGTGTTGATTGAAGTTGCTCGAAAACTAGATTTTCCGGTTCTTGAAACGAACGCCATTCTCACTTCCGAATTTAGTCAACGTCTTGGTGACTATATTGATGAATTTTTAGCTCCCCAAACCGAAGTTCACGCTTCATTAGTCAATATTTATGGAAAAGGAATTCTCCTTTTGGGTCGTTCTGGAATCGGGAAGTCAGAAATTACTTTGGATTTAATCAAAAAAAATCACCTTTTTGTAGGCGATGACCGGATTGTTGTCACCAACAAAAATAATCGTTTATTTGGAAAATCGAGTCCCATTTTAAAAAATTTGGTAGAAGTTCGAGGAATTGGTATTATTGATATTTCTTTAACAAATGGTTACCAAATCATCATGGAGGAAACCAATATTGACTTGGTTATTGAACTTTTCAATTTTAAAACTGGTGAAGTGGATAACACTGATCGTTTAGGTAACGAGTATCAAACTTATAAGATTCTTAGTCTCGAAGTGCCTTTAATTCGAATTCCAGTTTCCTCAGGCCGAAATTTGGCAAACATTATTGAATCGGCAGTGGCGCAATTAAAAATTAACGAAGCTCACTTAAAACCCGATCCCATCACTTTAATGAATAGTCGTCTAAAAGCGATGACTGATTAA
- a CDS encoding folate family ECF transporter S component: MTFYWISNAIAIVCILCLFGLGWVLSRRCRNFGTLNITLTAVLVALSIVFTNVIGYNLKIFGIQIALGNFVIFLIGMLMGPLVGVVGGLIGDSVGSLINISGTYHVNFLLVKILFGFCGSLVFLGKGNKFLMLKVFGLFIFVCGLQIWILNPIGLYSMNGWKSVWITLIPSAPRKGITWLVQSLVYPTLAINSFKILWQLYKRSSYASSTVWAFKNDNLFDNKKQQVLVKLPLSIEPKQQLSPKNVNDKVEKI, from the coding sequence ATGACCTTTTATTGAATTAGTAATGCTATAGCAATTGTTTGCATTTTATGTTTATTTGGCCTGGGTTGAGTTTTAAGTCGCCGATGCCGAAATTTTGGTACTTTAAATATTACTCTAACTGCGGTTCTGGTAGCTTTAAGTATCGTTTTCACGAACGTGATTGGCTATAATTTAAAAATTTTTGGAATCCAAATTGCCTTGGGTAATTTTGTTATTTTTCTCATTGGGATGCTTATGGGTCCCTTGGTAGGAGTCGTTGGTGGTTTGATTGGGGATAGTGTCGGTTCATTAATTAATATTAGTGGTACCTATCATGTTAATTTTCTTTTAGTAAAAATTCTCTTTGGTTTTTGTGGTTCGTTAGTTTTTTTAGGAAAGGGCAATAAATTTTTAATGTTGAAGGTTTTTGGGCTATTTATTTTTGTTTGTGGTCTTCAAATTTGAATTTTAAATCCCATCGGACTTTATTCAATGAATGGTTGAAAGTCTGTTTGAATCACACTTATTCCAAGTGCCCCAAGAAAGGGTATCACTTGACTAGTTCAAAGCCTGGTTTATCCGACATTAGCTATCAATAGTTTTAAAATTCTTTGGCAACTTTATAAACGAAGTAGTTATGCTTCTTCCACCGTTTGAGCTTTCAAAAATGACAATCTCTTTGATAACAAAAAACAACAAGTTTTAGTCAAATTGCCATTATCAATTGAACCAAAGCAACAACTTAGTCCTAAGAATGTCAACGATAAAGTGGAGAAAATTTAG
- a CDS encoding bifunctional folylpolyglutamate synthase/dihydrofolate synthase, whose protein sequence is MYKVSKELIPINRRFAKEYNLAKALNDLGNPQLTIPTINVVGTNGKGSVASGLAKGLEQKYKRVGLFISPAFLYHNERIQINGDFIDDEELTNLINSSKPLIDKYNLTFFEIWTLIMIRYFAHKKVDIAVIEAGIGGLKDATKVMTNQQLVLLTAVDYDHLNVLGSTIEEIMVQKIGIAYSGTTIIASADNRNRSDLIEKMVRKNNLKLIWASERDDQVHYQKANKGLILCALEWLGCANSDSLTFQWPKGRFTILQRKPLWVLDGAHNPNGISQLIKTIEKTMHNPLILYAASAEKEYEQIVNLLEKTFHKENVFLTSFDHLKAWDINLVNQTNSHQIVDWKEFLLVHNQSEREIIICGSLYFVPQVYEWFITNSKNKKQEDYDLLLN, encoded by the coding sequence ATGTATAAAGTATCAAAAGAACTTATTCCGATTAATCGTCGTTTTGCTAAAGAATATAACTTAGCCAAAGCTTTAAATGACCTTGGCAATCCGCAATTAACAATTCCGACAATTAATGTTGTTGGAACTAACGGTAAAGGCTCGGTTGCTTCTGGTTTAGCAAAGGGACTTGAACAAAAATATAAACGGGTAGGGCTTTTTATATCCCCTGCTTTTTTGTATCACAATGAAAGAATTCAAATCAATGGTGACTTTATTGATGATGAGGAACTAACAAATTTAATTAATTCTAGCAAACCTTTGATTGATAAATATAACCTTACTTTTTTTGAAATCTGAACTCTAATTATGATTCGTTATTTTGCCCATAAAAAAGTTGACATTGCTGTAATTGAAGCCGGAATTGGTGGCCTAAAAGATGCTACCAAAGTGATGACCAATCAACAACTAGTTTTATTAACAGCTGTTGATTATGATCACCTCAATGTGCTTGGATCCACAATCGAAGAAATCATGGTTCAAAAAATTGGCATTGCTTATTCAGGGACCACAATTATAGCAAGTGCTGATAATCGTAATCGGTCAGATTTGATTGAAAAAATGGTCCGAAAAAATAATTTAAAATTGATTTGAGCCTCAGAAAGAGATGACCAAGTTCATTACCAAAAAGCCAATAAGGGTTTAATCTTATGTGCCTTAGAGTGATTGGGTTGCGCCAATAGTGATTCGCTAACTTTTCAATGACCAAAAGGCAGATTTACTATTTTGCAAAGAAAACCACTTTGAGTTTTAGATGGTGCCCATAATCCGAATGGAATTAGTCAACTTATTAAAACTATTGAAAAAACCATGCATAACCCTCTCATCCTCTATGCTGCTAGTGCCGAAAAAGAATATGAACAAATCGTAAACCTTTTAGAAAAAACCTTCCATAAAGAAAACGTTTTTCTTACTAGTTTTGACCATTTAAAAGCATGAGATATCAATTTAGTCAACCAAACCAACAGCCACCAAATAGTTGATTGGAAAGAGTTTTTATTAGTTCATAACCAAAGTGAGCGTGAGATTATTATTTGTGGAAGCCTATATTTTGTGCCGCAAGTTTATGAGTGATTCATCACCAATAGTAAAAATAAAAAGCAGGAGGATTATGACCTTTTATTGAATTAG